The following are encoded together in the Neospora caninum Liverpool complete genome, chromosome IV genome:
- a CDS encoding putative protein phosphatase 2C, producing MPHLQIRRSFHVPGAARVLASLTKRSSASTQKYGTTEWDGSQTLNHDSRPCVPPEKVKSEAGREASPTVQQFTGQTGDLVNFCDRPTSKNSDQQLSRSVTGMAEKRGSGTVANASVLISPASDSQDSLRDSNEVVRHELSSAPVKGKAAGAVVDTDILALTAGRTPGKVSFGSEDARDRIRSSPGRSALSLNENRSPDGVPSRRHQKQGSHHECRRAAAAGKLTSKKERPYQEKARLLLNGEVSAALFVELGIATSCRKGLKKGFFNQDDFFAYQCDEWGLYGVFDGHGPGGHLVANFVQWHLPNIIHEYMVTSDPKVALHRAFVQVNSMLKDASEAQKFDSASSGSTASVVLHRRQERKLFFAHVGDSRVVLARRNQQGRLVADCVTKDHKPDDPVERARIERNGGEVRRPTGHIPHRVFLKGKNYPGLAMSRSIGDSMGHCAGVTPEPDVSDIDLLEDRDEVVIMCTDGVWEFMTPDEVVEIVSRYSIYQADEAAEELSREAWKRWLEQDGHSVDDITVQIIHLFPPTEERHPRWS from the exons ATGCCGCATCTGCAGATCCGCCGGTCGTTTCATGTCCCAGGTGCCGCTCGTGTTCTTGCTTCATTGACAAAACGGTCGAGCGCTTCGACTCAAAAGTATGGTACGACAGAGTGGGATGGGAGTCAGACGCTCAACCATGATTCCCGTCCCTGTGTGCCCCCTGAGAAAGTCAAATCCGAGGCCGGACGGGAAGCATCTCCCACGGTGCAGCAGTTCACTGGACAAACAGGGGATTTGGTAAACTTTTGCGACAGACCAACCTCGAAGAACTCTGACCAGCAGTTGTCCCGCTCGGTCACAGGGATGGCAGAAAAGCGTGGGAGTGGCACAGTTGCGAACGCCAGCGTGTTGATATCACCAGCTTCTGACTCACAAGATTCGCTAAGAGATTCGAATGAGGTCGTGCGTCACGAGTTATCGTCTGCTCCGGTaaagggaaaggcagctGGAGCCGTAGTTGATACCGATATACTAGCTTTGACGGCAGGTAGGACCCCGGGAAAGGTCTCATTCGGAAGCGAAGATGCCCGCGACAGAATTAGATCGTCTCCAGGCCGATCGGCGCTCTCACTAAATGAAAACCGCAGTCCGGATGGCGTGCCCAGCAGAAGGCATCAAAAGCAAGGATCACATCATGAGTGTCGTCGTGCTGCAGCAGCTGGAAAGCTCACTAGCAAGAAGGAGCGTCCTTATCAGGAGAAAGCTCGTCTCTTGTTGAACGGAGAAGTATCTGCGGCACTGTTTGTGGAGTTGGGGATCGCAACGTCGTGTAGAAAGGGTCTGAAGAAGGGTTTCTTCAATCAGGATGACTTTTTTGCATATCAGTGCGACGAATGGGGTCTGTATGGTGTGTTTGACGGGCATGGCCCTGGAGGTCATTTGGTGGCAAATTTTGTGCAGTGGCACCTACCGAATATCATCCACGAATACATGGTTACGAGTGATCCGAAGGTAGCGCTACACCGCGCTTTTGTTCAAGTGAATTCCATGTTAAAGGACGCTTCTGAGGCTCAGAAATTCGACAGTGCATCTAGCGGGTCAACTGCTTCTGTCGTTTTGCATCGGCGACAAGAACGCAAACTATTCTTCGCCCATGTGGGAGATTCCAGGGTTGTTCTAGCCCGGCGGAACCAGCAAGGAAGACTTGTTGCAGACTGTGTGACGAAAGACCACAAACCAGATGATCCTGTGGAACGAGCGCGAATAGAGAGGAACGGGGGAGAAGTGCGACGCCCCACCGGCCATATTCCTCATCGTGTGTTTCTGAAAGGCAAGAACTACCCGGGGCTTGCCATGTCACG ATCCATCGGCGATTCAATGGGCCACTGCGCCGGAGTGACTCCAGAACCAGATGTGTCCGACATTGATCTGCTAGAGGATCGGGATGAAGTCGTGATCATGTGCACGGATGGTGTATGGGAATTCATGACTCCGGATGAAGTGGTTGAGATCGTCAGCCGCTATAGCATATATCAG GCTGACGAAGCTGCTGAAGAGCTCAGCCGAGAAGCTTGGAAGCGCTGGTTAGAGCAGGACGGTCATTCTGTTGACGACATTACCGTTCAGATAATTCATCTCTTCCCTCCTACCGAAGAAAGGCATCCGCGGTGGAGCTGA
- a CDS encoding putative eukaryotic translation initiation factor 6: MATRAQFESSNEVGVFAKLTNSYCLVALGGSEHFYSTLEAELAPHIPVVHATVGGTRVIGRVCVGNRRGLIVPSITTDQELQHLRNSLPDSVEIRRVEERLSALGNNVACNDYVALLHTDMDKETEEIVQDVLGVEAFRATIGKQTLVGSYCHFTNQGGLVHVMTPVEDMEELSQLLQVPLTAGTVNRGSDLVGAGLIANDWAAFCGMDTTATELAVVERIFKIATRNQQKLNLVDDLTLRSSLIDTLS, translated from the exons ATGGCGACGC GTGCGCAATTTGAATCGAGCAACGAAGTGGGCGTTTTTGCGAAGCTCACGAACTCGTACTGTCTCGTGGCTCTCGGAGGCTCAGAGCACTTTTACAGCACCCTCGAGGCTGAGTTGGCCCCACACATTCCCGTCGTCCACGCCACCGTGGGCGGCACTCGAGTGATTGGTCGGGTCTGTGTAG GCAACCGCCGAGGGCTTATCGTCCCCTCCATCACGACGGACCAGGAATTGCAGCACCTGCGCAACTCTCTCCCCGACTCGGTGGAGATCCGCCGAGTCGAGGAGCGGCTGTCGGCGCTCGGGAACAACGTCGCCTGCAACGACTACGTGGCTTTGCTTCACACAGACATGGacaaggaaacagaggaaatcGTGCAGGACGTGCTGGGCGTCGAGGCCTTTCGGGCGACGATTGGGAAGCAGACGCTCGTCGGCAGCTACTGCCATTTCACCAACCAGGGCGGACTG GTGCACGTCATGACTCCGGTAGAAGACATGGAAGAACTCTCCCAGCTTCTTCAGGTGCCTCTCACGGCGGGAACCGTGAACCGCGGGTCCGACTTGGTTGGCGCAG GCCTAATTGCGAATGACTGGGCCGCCTTCTGCGGCATGGACACCACGGCGACGGAGTTGGCAGTGGTCGAGAGGATCTTCAAAATCGCCACGCGGAATCAACAGAAACTGAACTTGGTGGACGACCTAActctccgctcctctctgaTCGACACACTGTCTTAA
- a CDS encoding putative 3',5'--cyclic-nucleotide phosphodiesterase, producing the protein MEERRLLKGNSQTPINPSEAHSTENELLPPKNDGNFAHGRSNATGAAYAPSNISVGSKATSVAPSRRSPRGEPPAELKSILVNRHLKPPEGDEDAHEKGEGDELTGPQLFGKKSSKGCWERFMDFMMPLWENEVNFVLKEESEKQAFTERDPRSVRSKPRFFSQTIKPQETEATTVKSVTSAVSASSCTTSGEQLKRRPLRTSLNFWGLRFCDKKIEEEFEYNNTRLFKYRNAFTGVVCFAVTAFDYILFLLAANSPVYLSGSPAAFFGFHLLFNFTFVSIIWFMFSYKISFVQPRQEQSSYIIVTMSYVTIWIIVFATKIQLYWGDAWKMLGKDFLPLSLNLYKDPDYQMKNCINDPRFALFVVLNEILLSSVADAYYYVITLLFSGILPSRNRYIAIHQTILVILNCIVTLMGVGRFSVLIFPATHSHVIPVGLRLFFSRLYRMSTMVTCYVLGLAGEFLGEVQRRGLFYEWYTMRKKLMQIHQERKKAQKKHATSGLDDLRASFNEIRTILMQAKLRCKEYDVTTEVSQALELVEEAMKLLTNSWNLYTVQVDDTLKQEEFIKAMDVEPRVKRICLVSGPQGSSRTAVKSLFEKGASGSASFDDKNAVVKASLELPKMSGVLATKYTIDLLPVVGIDISYNILEFSKQCPDSVLSEVGYVLLSRIVCDWGCEDKVLCQFLHTAQSLYRDNSYHNQIHGAMVAHYMGCLLRALGVNREMNSISAAACAVAALCHDIGHPGRNNNFFVASGAPLEFKQVRANMIDLILATDMKTHFDFLSRFRNRRQAAGFNFHKVAEDQWLAAEICIRASDLGHAVTEWDQHFEWASRVVTEFYLQGEEERRMGLHISPLCDREDHPSFAKCQHGFLGYVVKPLMVELGECDLSQKIIPQLMHNLEQNMARWEEFTNEGVNVVLSSAALAYDIKGQGVDVDLDIHVLTANDILAPQGHSGADLGHSRHSISRRRDSEMQNKTTLGASGSDNADDLSSKLKQQLIQQQRDFETQQQNLMKQIIELKEKIAVLTAELNRQRARVAAQESAGGRQDNAPRLEGRENEEQSNRLLSESSMVKKTSQSSVVNLGSITANSLFSGHKKSDREKIPDSDEEGSS; encoded by the exons ATGGAGGAGCGACGGCTCTTGAAGGGGAATTCACAAACCCCGATCAATCCCTCGGAGGCTCATTCAACCGAGAATGAGTTGCTGCCGCCGAAAAACGATGGCAATTTTGCGCACGGTCGCTCAAATGCGACCGGAGCTGCGTATGCTCCGAGTAACATAAGCGTGGGTAGCAAAGCGACCTCGGTTGCACCCTCCAGGCGCTCTCCCCGAGGCGAACCACCTGCCGAGCTCAAGTCAATTTTGGTCAATCGCCATCTGAAGCCACCTGAAGGCGATGAGGATGCCCATgagaagggcgagggcgaTGAGCTCACAGGCCCTCAGCTTTTCGGAAAGAAGAGCTCTAAGGGGTGCTGGGAGCGGTTCATGGACTTCATGATGCCCCTCTGGGAAAACGAAGTGAACTTTGTCCTCAAGGAGGAATCTGAAAAACAAGCATTTACAGAACGAGACCCGCGGTCTGTTCGATCGAAACCCCGGTTTTTTTCGCAGA CGATCAAACcacaggaaacggaggcgacgacAGTGAAGAGCGTCACTTCCGCTGTATCTGCGTCTTCATGTACAACGAGCGGCGAACAGTTGAAACGCCGACCTCTGCGGACGAGCCTGAACTTTTGGGGTCTTAGATTTTGTGACAAGAAGATCGAAGAGGAATTCGAGTATAACAATACTCGACTGTTCAAGTATAGGAATGCATTCACCGGAGTTGTATGCTTTGCCGTCACTGCGTTTGATTATATTCTTTTCCTGCTGGCTGCCAATTCCCCTGTGTACCTATCTGGATCCCCCGCAGCATTCTTCGGTTTCCATCTCTTGTTCAATTTTACCTTCGTATCTATCATTTGGTTCATGTTCAGCTACAAAATTTCGTTTGTCCAGCCGCGGCAGGAGCAGTCGAGTTACATTATTGTCACTATGTCATATGTAACCATTTGGATTATTGTTTTCGCCACGAAAATACAACTCTACTGGGGCGACGCGTGGAAGATGCTCGGCAAGGATTTTCTACCCCTCAGTTTGAACCTGTATAAGGATCCGGACTATCAAATGAAAAATTGTATCAACGACCCTCGATTCGCCTTGTTTGTCGTCCTGAATGAGATCCTCCTAAGCAGCGTCGCGGATGCCTACTACTATGTCATTactctcctgttctctggCATACTGCCGTCAAGGAATCGTTACATTGCAATTCATCAAACAATCCTCGTGATCCTGAACTGTATCGTCACCCTCATGGGCGTGGGTAGATTTTCAGTACTGATTTTCCCCGC CACGCACTCCCATGTTATTCCCGTCGGCCTTCGTCTGTTCTTCTCAAGGCTGTATCGAATGAGCACGATGGTGACATGCTACGTGCTCGGACTGGCGGGTGAATTCCTGGGTGAAGTGCAGCGCCGCGGCCTCTTCTACGAGTGGTAT ACGATGAGGAAAAAACTGATGCAAATTCaccaggagaggaagaaggctcAGAAGAAGCATGCCACTAGCGGGCTAGATGACTTACGAGCGTCTTTCAACGAG ATTCGAACCATTCTCATGCAAGCCAAGCTGCGCTGTAAGGAGTACGATGTGACCACGGAGGTCAGCCAGGCGCTCGAGCTCGTGGAGGAAGCGATGAAGCTTCTCACGAATTCGTGGAACTTGTACACAGTCCAGGTGGACGACACCCTGAAGCAAGAG GAGTTCATTAAAGCCATGGACGTGGAGCCTCGAGTCAAAAGGATATGCCTTGTCTCTGGACCACAGGGATCGTCTCGGACTGCAGTCAAGAGCCTGTTCGAGAAGGGTGCATCGGGTTCAGCATCGTTTGACGACAAAAACGCTGTTGTGAAAGCTTCCT TGGAACTTCCAAAGATGTCCGGCGTACTGGCGACCAAATAC ACTATCGACCTTCTTCCCGTGGTTGGCATCGACATCAGCTACAACATTCTGGAG TTCAGCAAACAGTGCCCAGACTCGGTTCTGTCGGAGGTTGGCTACGTCTTGCTGAGTCGAATCGTCTGTGACTGGGGATGTGAAGACAAAGTTCTTTGCCAGTTCCTGCACACAGCTCAAAGCCTGTACCGAGACAATTCCTATCACAACCAGATTCACGGTGCAATG GTGGCTCACTATATGGGTTGTTTGCTTCGCGCCCTCGGAGTCAACCGCGA AATGAACTCCATCTCCGCCGCAGCGTGTGCAGTGGCTGCCCTCTGCCACGACATCGGTCATCCGGGCAGAAACAACAACTTTTTTGTTGCCTCGGGCGCTCCGCTG GAATTTAAGCAAGTTCGAGCAAACATGATCGACCTAATTCTCGCCACGGACATGAAAACGCATTTCGACTTCCTTAGCCGGTTCCGGAACCGGCGCCAGGCTGCGGGTTTCAATTTCCACAAAGTCGCGGAAGATCAGTG GCTGGCTGCGGAAATCTGCATTCGCGCGTCCGATCTCGGGCATGCGGTGACTGAATGGGACCAGCACTTTGAGTGGGCCTCACGAGTTGTCACTGAATTCTATCTccagggcgaagaagaacgccgcATGGGCTTGCAcatctcgcctctctgtgacCGAGAAGATCATCCGTCGTTCGCCAAGTGCCAGCATGGCTTCCTCGGCTACGTCGTCAAGCCTCTTATGGTTGAATTGGGTGAATGTGACCTGTCGCAAAAGATCAT ACCGCAGCTGATGCACAATCTCGAGCAGAATATGGCGCGATGGGAGGAATTTACGAACGAGGGCGTCAACGTGGTTTTGTCTTCTGCCGCGCTCGCGTATGATATCAAGGGACAAGGTGTTGATGTTGACCTCGACATCCATGTGCTTACCGCCAATGACATTTTAGCGCCGCAAGGCCACAGTGGTG CTGATTTGGGCCATTCGCGACACTCAAT ATCAAGACGACGTGACTCAGAAATGCAGAACAAAACAACATTAGGAGCCTCTGGCTCAGATAACGCTGACGATCTCAGCTCGAAGCTGAAGCAGCAGCTTATTCAACAGCAGCGGGATTTCGAAACCCAGCAACAGAACTTGATGAAGCAAATCATCGAACTGAAAGAGAAAATCGCCGTATTGACAGCGGAGCTGAACCGCCAGCGCGCTCGAGTGGCGGCTCAAGAATCAGCAGGGGGCCGCCAGGATAATGCTCCAAGGTTGGAGGGACGTGAAAATGAGGAGCAGAGCaatcgtcttctctccgagtCGAGCATGGTGAAGAAAACGTCGCAAAGTAGCGTGGTTAACCTTGGCTCAATAACAGCGAATAGTCTTTTCAGCGGGCACAAAAAGTCCGACCGAGAGAAGATCCCTGATAGCGACGAGGAGGGTTCGTCGTGA
- a CDS encoding probable RNA-binding protein 19, related — protein sequence MEKRKLSRSKRGNASAWAVGTEAPDPGVAVGRRFSADCGLSETADTHVNRESASDSRSLHQRKRRKLVGEGKRQKGAEEADSSATSSDTVGRGVATQRRQHPISQQTEQRGERAKGDNSPGGVSPRASREQKKRTGSPAGGDDRRNRAQQESRKRRGRELDIFSDDNGEKGKGKSSGNNRNASAGRQERKERPGGKARWTDRAVDVPPDYRSSRLIVKNLPPYITTTELKQKLTSLGGEITDVCLLRNERGKSRQCAFVGFKTQQQAANVKDHFHNTFIHTRKVEISFALPRATPFSSERGKAGADTPGGPKAANAKKQESESAKSALSGKKVVKREELRRGRGEAKGKVKVMEEEPVGARKAGVSSVRTRVLFDDGSDSEASSGQNASGGSEDEKKDKKRTGGEKAAVSETAQGTENAKIGDDDEADDLAWLRQQSARAAREESDFKANDGQDEDDLHSMSTGPSKAQAGEGLDTSGGTKNEELDFALLGSHGRLLIQNLPFATAVDELRALCEEYGEVAEAHLVVDEETRKPRGFGFVTFVFPEHAVAALPRLNGSIFQGRLLGAFPARPDTTRERRLQLREERRLARQKKLAGSSYKARKLEQLVNQDERFAEEKVWNLLYVSANSAADAVLTELQADKAALLLDGEDGGRKGKVLKDEGANVAGKNTAAATVALMEAHLLNQTKAWIKAEGISLQAFERRGNTLLTAAYRQNNERGQNGSCLDAGKDTGDSRTASSCGGRGDAEDGGGSDCTRSRDTLIVKHLPTAHVDGAELLRLFERVGPLARFLLAPSKTVAIVQYEREKDAEVAFRRLAYRQYKNVPLFLEKAPVNVFVEREEEMQAARKRAAEEVRAAKKRKVKDIEELIGNDATGDDFEEEVQGVSLFVKNVNFSTSEATLNDVFAGCPGLRRTKLMTKKKAITSNATGSTENGDDPQSAASLSMGYAFVEFDSAANALAACKRMQGVVVDDHVLQISISRASGAHRRVPGTGAKARGGASSAGGKGHQAQSNKVLVKNLAFQASASDLRGLFSAYGNVTRVCIPRQHEGRSRGFAFVDFATKQEAQNAVDALSGSHLYGRRLVLEPANQEHVSKKAAI from the exons atggagaagagaaaactcAGTCGCTCGAAACGCGGGAACGCCTCAGCATGGGCGGTGGGAACGGAAGCCCCTGACCCTGGGGTTGCCGTCGGTCGACGCTTTTCTGCAGATTGCGGGCTCTCCGAAACGGCCGACACTCATGTGAACAGGGAGTCGGCGAGCGACAGCCGTTCCCTTcaccagagaaagagacgcaagcTAGTgggggagggaaaaagacaaaagggtgcagaggaagcggacTCTTCTGCAACTTCGTCTGACACCGTCGGACGTGGGGTGGCGACTCAGCGACGGCAACATCCGATCAGTCAGCagacggagcagagaggagagcgcgcgaaAGGTGACAACTCTCCCGGTGGAGTGTCGCCTCGAGCATCtcgagaacagaaaaagagaaccgGCTCGCCGGCAGGAGGTGACGACAGGAGAAACCGCGCACAgcaagagagcaggaagcgaaggggaagagaactTGACATTTTCTCCGACGACAatggcgagaaaggaaaggggaagTCTTCGGGAAACAACAGAAACGCGTCTGCAGGTCgccaagagaggaaggaacgtCCAGGTGGAAAGGCGCGATGGACTGATCGGGCTGTTGACGTACCTCCGGACTACCGGTCTTCACGTCTGATTGTCAAGAACTTGCCGCCGTACATCACGACGACGGAGCTGAAGCAAAAGCTGACGTCTCTGGGCGGGGAAATAACCGACGTTTGTTTGTTGCGCAATgaacgagggaaaagccGTCAGTGTGCGTTCGTCGGCTTCAAGACGCAGCAGCAAGCGGCGAATGTCAAAGACCATTTCCACAACACTTTTATTCACACTCGAAAGGTCGAGATTTCTTTCGCGCTGCCTCGTGCCACGCCCTTTTCTTCAGAACGCGGAAAAGCCGGTGCCGACACGCCGGGAGGCCCGAAGGCAGCAAACGCCAAGAAACAAGAATCTGAATCAGCCAAGTCTGCGTTAAGTGGGAAGAAAGTcgtgaaaagagaggagcttcggcgaggccgaggagaggcgaagggaaaggTAAAAGTGATGGAGGAGGAGCCAGTGGGCGCGCGGAAGGCGGGAGTCTCGAGTGTCAGGACACGCGTGCTCTTCGACGACGGCAGTGACAGCGAGGCGAGTAGTGGACAGAACGCCTCGGgtggaagcgaagacgagaagaaagacaaaaaacggactggaggggagaaggcggccgTGTCGGAAACCGCTCAGGGCACTGAAAACGCGAAAATAGGGGACGATGACGAAGCCGACGATCTCGCTTGGCTCCGCCAACAGAGTGCCCGCGCCGCCCGGGAGGAGTCAGACTTCAAAGCGAACGACGGACAAGATGAAGATGATCTCCACTCCATGTCGACTGGACCGAGCAAAGCGCAGGCGGGAGAAGGTCTGGACACATCTGGTGGAACAAAGAACGAAGAACTCGATTTCGCACTTCTCGGGTCTCACGGCCGCTTGCTGATTCAGAACCTTCCCTTCGCCACGGCAGTGGACGAGCTGCGTGCTTTGTGTGAGGAGTACGGAGAAGTTGCGGAGGCGCACCTAGTGGTTGATGAAGAGACCCGTAAACCGCGAGGCTTTGGGTTTGTCACGTTTGTCTTCCCTGAACATGCAGTCGCTGCTTTGCCGCGTTTGAACGGGTCTATTTTCCAAGGACGTCTTCTTGGAGCTTTTCCTGCGCGGCCAGACAccacgcgagagcggcgtCTGCAGCTGCGCGAAGAGCGTCGCCTGGCCCGACAGAAAAAGCTCGCTGGAAGCAGCTACAAGGCTCGGAAACTCGAACAGTTAGTCAACCAAGACGAACGCTTCGCGGAGGAAAAGGTGTGGAACTTGCTGTATGTCTCGGCAAATTCGGCTGCTGACGCCGTGTTGACCGAGCTGCAGGCAGACAAAGCCGCGTTGCTGTtggacggggaagacggaggaagaaaaggaaaagtCCTCAAGGACGAGGGCGCAAACGTGGCCGGGAAAAACACGGCAGCGGCTACGGTTGCGCTCATGGAAGCCCATCTGCTCAATCAGACAAAGGCGTGGATTAAGGCAGAGGGGATCTCGCTTCAGGCTTTCGAGCGACGCGGAAATACACTCCTTACTGCCGCGTATCGACAAAATAACGAAAGAGGTCAGAACGGCAGTTGCCTGGACGCCGGTAAGGACACTGGTGACTCAAGGACCGCCAGTAGTTGTGGAGGACGAGGGGATGCGGAGGACGGGGGAGGGAGTGACTGCACGAGGTCGCGGGACACGTTGATTGTGAAGCACCTACCCACGGCACACGTGGACGGGGCGGAGTTGCTACGTCTTTTCGAGCGGGTCGGCCCGCTGGCTCggtttctcctcgcgccCTCCAAAACGGTTGCCATTGTTCAGTATGAACGTGAGAAAGACGCCGAGGTGGCGTTTCGACGCCTGGCGTATCGACAGTACAAAAAtgtccctcttttcctcgagaaggcgccagTGAATGTGTTCGttgaaagggaagaagaaatgcAGGCAGCGCGGAAGAGGGCCGCGGAAGAAGTTCGTGCAGCGAAG aagcggaaggtGAAGGATATCGAGGAACTTATAGGAAACGACGCAACTGGGGACGACTTTGAAGAGGAGGTCCAAGGGGTTAGTCTATTCGTCAAGAATGTTAATTTCTCGACTTCTGAGGCGACGCTCAACGACGTTTTCGCTGGATGTCCAGGCCTTCGCCGGACGAAACTGAtgacaaagaagaaagccaTAACGAGCAATGCCACCGGAAGCACAGAGAACGGAGATGACCCACAATCTGCCGCTTCGCTGTCCATGGGTTACGCCTTTGTTGAGTTCGATTCGGCGGCGAACGCTCTGGCGGCGTGTaagcgcatgcagggcgTAGTCGTGGATGACCACGTGCTGCAAATCTCGATTTCCAGGGCCTCAGGTGCACATCGGAGAGTGCCTGGAACGGGAGCGAAAGCGCGGGGTGGAGCCAGCAGCGCGGGTGGCAAGGGTCACCAAGCTCAAAGCAACAAAGTATTGGTCAAGAATTTAGCTTTCCAAGCCTCTGCCTCCGATCTTAGAGGCCTCTTCTCGGCGTATGGAAATGTCACACGCGTTTGCATCCCTAGGCAGCACGAGGGGCGCAGCAGAGGCTTTGCGTTTGTCGATTTCGCCACAAAACAAGAAGCACAGAACGCAGTCGATGCTCTTAGTGGCAGCCATCTGTATGGAAGAAGACTTGTCCTCGAGCCAGCAAATCAGGAACACGTGTCCAAAAAGGCAGCGATCTGA